In one Nicotiana tomentosiformis chromosome 6, ASM39032v3, whole genome shotgun sequence genomic region, the following are encoded:
- the LOC104118823 gene encoding receptor protein-tyrosine kinase CEPR2 has translation MTLLPFPISTMARIPKLQNSLQILAIFLFLVLFFQPSKSLTAETQALLHFKEQLNDPLNYLDSWKDSESPCKFNGITCDQKTGLVTAISLDNKSISGVISPSIFSLQSLTSLVLPSNSLSGVLPSEITNCTNLKILNVTGNNMNGTIPDLSKLTNLEVLDLSINYFSGEFPSWVGNLTSLVALGLGDNDFVEGKIPETLGNLKKVYWLYLAGSNLTGEIPESIFEMEALGTLDISRNQISGNFPKSINKLKNLWKIELFQNKLTGELPVELADLSLLQEFDISSNQMYGKLPPGIGNLKKLTVFQMFKNNFSGEIPSGFGEMQHLDAFSVYRNSFSGAFPANLGRFSPLNSIDISENKFSGAFPKYLCQNGNLQFLLAVENSFSGEFPSTYSSCKPLQRLRVNNNQLSGKISDGVWGLPNVLMLDFSDNKFSGTVSPEIGAATSLNQLVLSNNRFSGEIPKELGKLTQLERMYLDNNEFSGAIPSELGKLKQLSSLHLEKNSFSGAIPSELAEFRRLADLNLASNLLTGSIPNSLSTMTSLNSLNLSHNRLTGKIPTSLDNLKLSSLDLSDNQLSGEVLLDLLTMGGDKAFADNKGLCVDESIKFSMNSGLGGCGGKAAQHKLNKLVVFCIVLLSLSVLMGGLLLVSYLNYKHSHETDPEEQQEEAKGTNPKWKLENFHHVEFDADDVCGFDEDNLIGSGGTGKVYRLDLKKGCGTVAVKQLWKGNGVKVLTREMEILGKIRHRNIVKLYASLMKEGSNFLVFEYMPNGNLFEALHREIKAGKPELDWYQRYKIALGAAKGIAYLHHDCCPPIIHRDIKSTNILLDEDYEAKISDFGVAKVSEISSRGSELSCFAGTHGYMAPEMAYTLRVTEKSDIYSFGVVLLELVTGRKPIEDTFGEGKDLVYWTSTHLNDKESIVKVLDQKVVSELVQEDMIKVLRIATLCTTKLPNLRPNMKEVVKLLVDAEPWTFRSSSKSEKKGHNFSEV, from the exons ATGACCCTTTTGCCCTTTCCAATTTCAACAATGGCCAGaattccaaaactccaaaactcCCTCCAAATTCTTGCTATTTTCttgtttttggttttgttttttcAGCCATCCAAGTCCTTAACTGCTGAAACTCAGGCCCTTTTACATTTCAAAGAGCAACTCAATGACCCTTTGAATTACTTGGATTCTTGGAAAGACTCAGAATCTCCTTGTAAATTCAATGGAATTACATGTGATCAAAAGACTGGTCTTGTTACTGCAATTTCCCTTGACAACAAATCCATTTCTGGGGTGATTTCCCCTTCAATATTTTCACTTCAAAGCCTCACTTCTTTAGTGCTACCTTCAAATTCTTTATCTGGGGTCCTTCCAAGTGAAATAACCAACTGCACCAATCTCAAAATCTTGAATGTCACTGGAAATAACATGAATGGAACCATACCTGATTTATCTAAGTTGACTAACTTAGAAGTTTTGGACTTGTCTATAAACTACTTTTCAGGAGAATTCCCATCTTGGGTTGGAAATTTGACTAGTTTGGTTGCACTAGGCCTAGGGGATAATGACTTTGTTGAAGGTAAAATTCCTGAGACTCTTGGGAATTTAAAGAAAGTATATTGGCTTTACTTGGCAGGCTCAAACTTGACAGGAGAAATCCCAGAATCCATTTTTGAAATGGAGGCACTAGGAACATTGGATATTTCAAGAAATCAGATTTCTGGGAATTTCCCCAAGTCTATAAACAAGCTGAAAAATTTATGGAAAATTGAGCTGTTTCAAAATAAGTTGACAGGTGAACTTCCTGTAGAACTTGCAGACCTCTCTCTTTTGCAGGAATTTGATATTTCCAGCAACCAGATGTACGGGAAGCTGCCCCCGGGAATCGGGAACCTGAAGAAGTTAACAGTGTTTCAAATGTTCAAGAATAACTTCTCTGGTGAAATTCCTTCTGGTTTTGGAGAAATGCAGCATCTTGATGCCTTTTCTGTGTACAGGAACAGTTTTTCTGGGGCATTTCCAGCAAATCTTGGTCGGTTTTCGCCCCTGAATAGCATAGACATATCTGAAAACAAATTTAGTGGTGCATTCCCAAAATACTTGTGCCAAAATGGCAACTTGCAGTTTTTGCTAGCTGTCGAAAACAGTTTCTCAGGAGAGTTTCCAAGTACTTATTCCTCCTGCAAGCCTTTACAGAGATTGAGGGTCAATAATAATCAACTTTCTGGGAAAATATCTGATGGTGTATGGGGACTTCCAAATGTGTTGATGCTGGATTTCAGTGACAATAAGTTCAGTGGAACTGTATCTCCTGAAATTGGGGCTGCTACTAGCTTGAATCAGTTGGTGTTATCAAATAACAGATTTTCAGGTGAGATTCCAAAAGAACTTGGAAAACTCACACAATTGGAAAGAATGTACTTGGATAACAATGAATTCTCGGGCGCAATACCTTCTGAACTTGGTAAACTTAAGCAACTTTCATCTTTGCATTTGGAGAAGAACTCGTTCTCAGGGGCAATCCCATCGGAATTGGCTGAATTTCGTAGACTTGCAGACCTGAATCTTGCTTCAAATCTTCTTACAGGTAGCATTCCCAATTCCTTATCAACAATGACATCTTTGAACTCTCTGAATCTTTCACACAACAGACTCACCGGTAAAATACCAACTAGCTTGGACAATCTGAAGCTGTCGTCGTTAGATCTCTCTGACAACCAGCTATCAGGAGAAGTTTTATTGGATCTTTTAACAATGGGAGGAGATAAGGCATTTGCTGATAACAAGGGACTTTGTGTTGACGAAAGCATCAAATTCTCAATGAACTCAGGCTTGGGGGGTTGTGGCGGAAAGGCTGCTCAACACAAGTTAAACAAACTAGTTGTGTTTTGCATTGTGTTGCTTTCCTTATCTGTTTTAATGGGCGGTTTATTGCTCGTCAGTTACCTAAACTACAAGCATAGTCATGAAACAGATCCTGAAGAACAACAGGAGGAAGCCAAGGGAACAAATCCAAAATGGAAGCTAGAGAACTTCCACCATGTGGAATTTGATGCAGATGATGTTTGTGGTTTCGACGAGGACAAtttgattggaagtggaggtACAGGAAAAGTTTATCGGTTAGACTTGAAGAAAGGTTGTGGAACAGTAGCTGTGAAGCAGCTGTGGAAAGGGAATGGTGTGAAAGTATTGACAAGGGAAAtggaaattttggggaaaatcagGCACAGAAATATAGTAAAGTTGTATGCAAGTCTAATGAAAGAAGGTTCAAATTTCTTGGTTTTCGAGTACATGCCAAATGGTAATCTTTTCGAGGCACTACACCGAGAGATCAAGGCTGGCAAGCCGGAATTAGATTGGTACCAGAGATATAAAATAGCACTCGGAGCTGCAAAGGGAATTGCTTATCTGCACCATGATTGTTGCCCTCCTATTATTCATAGAGATATTAAATCAACCAACATTCTACTTGATGAGGATTATGAAgcaaaaatttcagattttggggTTGCAAAAGTCTCCGAAATTTCTTCTAGGGGATCCGAGCTCAGTTGTTTTGCAGGCACTCATGGTTACATGGCTCCTG AAATGGCATATACTCTCAGAGTAACAGAAAAGAGCGACATTTACAGCTTTGGCGTCGTGCTATTGGAACTAGTAACTGGAAGAAAACCAATAGAAGATACATTTGGAGAAGGAAAAGACTTGGTCTACTGGACCTCAACTCATTTAAATGACAAGGAAAGCATTGTGAAAGTTCTTGATCAGAAGGTGGTTTCTGAACTTGTTCAGGAAGACATGATCAAAGTGTTGAGAATCGCCACACTTTGTACAACGAAGCTTCCTAATTTGCGCCCCAACATGAAAGAAGTTGTCAAGTTGCTTGTTGATGCTGAACCTTGGACATTTAGGTCTTCAAGCAAATCTGAAAAAAAGGGGCACAATTTTTCTGAGGTCTAG